Proteins found in one Vallitalea guaymasensis genomic segment:
- a CDS encoding YaiI/YqxD family protein: MINLYLIQNTKGEFIVFKERFIIKILVDGDACPVKNIIIRIAKEYNIPVDIFIDSSHIYENDYCNIFVIGKGKDAVDFALINRTKENDIIITGDYGVATMALSKKASAIHPNGFIYSNDNINRLLMERHISGQARRAKKRYSKMKKRSIDHDTKFENNFRKLILNTLSNDITL; the protein is encoded by the coding sequence ATTATTAATCTATACCTGATACAAAATACAAAAGGTGAATTTATTGTTTTTAAGGAGAGGTTTATTATCAAAATACTTGTTGATGGAGACGCATGTCCCGTAAAAAATATTATAATACGAATTGCAAAAGAATATAACATCCCTGTAGACATTTTTATAGATTCATCACATATATATGAAAATGATTACTGTAACATATTTGTTATTGGAAAAGGAAAAGATGCTGTTGATTTTGCTTTGATAAATAGAACAAAGGAAAACGATATAATAATAACCGGAGATTACGGCGTAGCAACCATGGCTCTAAGCAAAAAAGCCTCTGCTATCCACCCAAACGGCTTTATCTATTCCAACGACAATATAAATAGACTTCTTATGGAAAGACATATTTCCGGCCAAGCCAGAAGAGCAAAAAAACGTTATTCCAAAATGAAAAAAAGAAGCATAGACCACGACACCAAATTCGAAAATAACTTTCGAAAACTCATATTAAATACATTAAGTAATGATATTACTCTATAA
- a CDS encoding response regulator transcription factor, with protein sequence MSTILMVEDDFSLGMGIKFALEKENYRVIHAKSKKEAEAEILKNSFDLALLDITLPDGNGYELFTNIQKVQDIPVIFLTALDEEVNIVTGLDMGADDYITKPFKLRELISRINAVLRRTSVREKKNTLTSGDMVLYPDKMKIYKNAVEIDVTKTEYKVLNYFMKNGQQILSKEQLLEHLWDIEGNYIDQNTLAVYMRRIREKIEDNPSRPDYIQTVRGVGYIWNKKVL encoded by the coding sequence ATGAGTACCATATTAATGGTTGAAGATGACTTTTCACTTGGCATGGGAATCAAATTTGCTTTGGAAAAGGAAAATTATAGAGTAATACACGCAAAAAGCAAGAAAGAAGCTGAGGCAGAAATACTGAAAAACAGTTTTGATCTAGCTTTATTAGATATAACATTACCAGATGGAAACGGATACGAGTTGTTCACTAATATACAGAAAGTACAGGATATACCTGTTATTTTCCTTACAGCACTAGATGAAGAGGTCAACATAGTTACTGGTCTTGATATGGGAGCGGATGATTATATAACAAAACCATTCAAGTTAAGAGAACTCATTTCGAGAATAAACGCAGTACTTAGAAGGACTTCAGTTAGAGAAAAAAAGAATACCCTTACTTCAGGGGATATGGTTTTATATCCAGATAAAATGAAAATATATAAAAATGCTGTGGAGATTGATGTAACAAAAACTGAATATAAAGTATTGAACTATTTTATGAAGAATGGGCAGCAGATATTAAGTAAAGAACAACTACTGGAACATCTATGGGATATAGAAGGTAATTATATAGACCAGAATACGTTAGCTGTATATATGAGAAGAATCAGAGAGAAAATAGAGGACAACCCCTCTAGACCTGATTACATACAAACAGTTAGAGGTGTAGGTTACATATGGAATAAGAAGGTATTATAA
- a CDS encoding asparaginase encodes MKKVALIFTGGTISMMVDERLKAAIPALSDKDIISKVSGIEKMAQIEVIHYGAYPGPHIVPNMMLDIARVTNELLSREDIAGVVITHGTDTLEETAYFLDLVINSEKPVVVTGSMRNGSELGYDGPANLAASICTVCSEESKNKGVLVVMNNQVNAADEVTKTHTLSLDTFQSMDFGPLGIVDSDQVIYYRNRKKASKIVTENIENRVALIKAVAGLGSEFIDYLVDNDYRGIVIEALGRGNLPPTMLEGIRRAIDLNIPVVIVSRCSKGRVLDSYGYQGGGRQLRDMGVILGDNLSGQKARIKLMIVLGVTKDVGEVRQIFEKDLYKKI; translated from the coding sequence ATGAAAAAAGTAGCATTGATTTTTACAGGTGGAACAATATCCATGATGGTTGACGAAAGGCTGAAGGCAGCTATACCAGCACTGTCTGATAAGGATATAATTTCAAAAGTGTCGGGTATAGAGAAAATGGCACAGATTGAGGTTATACACTATGGTGCTTATCCTGGGCCTCATATTGTTCCTAACATGATGTTGGACATTGCAAGAGTCACTAACGAACTTCTAAGCAGAGAAGATATAGCAGGAGTAGTAATCACACATGGTACTGATACCCTAGAGGAGACAGCATATTTTCTTGATCTTGTCATCAACTCGGAAAAACCAGTTGTTGTAACAGGTTCTATGCGTAATGGTTCAGAATTAGGCTATGATGGACCAGCTAACCTGGCTGCTTCAATATGTACAGTTTGTTCTGAGGAATCTAAGAACAAGGGTGTATTGGTAGTCATGAATAATCAAGTGAATGCAGCAGATGAAGTAACTAAAACTCATACATTAAGTCTTGACACATTCCAGAGTATGGATTTCGGTCCTCTAGGCATTGTAGACTCTGATCAAGTCATCTATTATAGAAACAGAAAAAAAGCTTCTAAGATTGTTACGGAAAATATAGAGAACAGGGTTGCTCTTATTAAAGCTGTAGCTGGTCTTGGTTCAGAATTCATTGATTATCTTGTTGATAATGATTATAGAGGTATCGTCATAGAAGCTTTAGGTAGAGGAAATCTTCCCCCAACCATGTTGGAAGGTATACGGAGAGCAATTGACTTGAACATCCCAGTAGTCATAGTATCAAGATGCTCAAAAGGAAGAGTACTGGATTCATATGGTTACCAAGGAGGAGGAAGACAACTAAGGGATATGGGAGTAATACTAGGAGATAATCTATCAGGACAAAAGGCAAGAATCAAACTTATGATAGTCCTTGGAGTGACTAAAGATGTAGGTGAAGTAAGACAGATTTTCGAGAAGGACTTATACAAAAAAATATAA
- a CDS encoding sensor histidine kinase: MIRYFKKEPFIYNISKISLGLMGAIMIVFYLISSNMVEQLHRQQILDDYNIIGGLATLVPDKEKEIANIFLEGKNDQYIMAGKKLLNKYGYTQDMDISYSKDFYAKAKKMMTYNMIMLILIFIIILFYFSKSIIYIMKKIELFSRGIDKVMDGDYSVHLATNNEGIVDRIGHQFNLMTRRLELSIEEIKNSREQIKSIVTDISHQFKTPLSSIKLFNSLMLEDEVDKENQVKFLERSKEEIIKLEWLINSLVHISRLEAGMIQLKRENRDIKKTVLDAINGIYLSAGEKGININIEQLINVDINHDKKWTKEAIFNLLENAVKYTEDGGSITVNMERLETSVKIVIKDTGIGISPKEQFKVFDRFYRGESEEVQKKEGSGVGLYLTKRIIEEQGGTVTVRSTLNKGTTFCILFFLTDL, from the coding sequence ATGATAAGATATTTTAAAAAAGAACCTTTCATATATAATATTTCTAAGATATCCTTGGGGCTAATGGGAGCTATAATGATAGTTTTCTATTTGATATCCAGCAATATGGTTGAACAGTTACATAGACAGCAGATATTGGACGATTATAATATCATAGGTGGTTTAGCTACTTTGGTTCCTGATAAGGAAAAAGAAATCGCAAATATATTTTTAGAGGGAAAAAATGATCAATATATCATGGCAGGGAAAAAGCTTCTGAATAAATATGGATACACCCAGGATATGGATATCAGCTACAGCAAAGATTTTTATGCAAAAGCCAAAAAGATGATGACATATAACATGATAATGCTTATCTTAATTTTTATAATTATCCTATTTTATTTTTCTAAGAGTATTATATATATCATGAAAAAAATAGAATTGTTTTCTAGAGGGATAGATAAAGTAATGGATGGGGATTATTCTGTACATTTAGCTACCAATAATGAAGGAATAGTTGATAGGATAGGACATCAATTCAATCTAATGACTAGGAGATTGGAATTAAGTATAGAAGAAATCAAAAACAGTCGAGAACAAATAAAATCTATAGTAACAGATATATCACATCAATTCAAGACACCTCTTTCTTCCATAAAATTATTTAATTCTTTGATGCTGGAAGATGAAGTTGATAAAGAAAATCAGGTAAAATTTTTGGAAAGAAGCAAAGAAGAGATAATCAAGCTTGAGTGGTTGATTAATTCACTTGTTCATATATCTAGATTAGAAGCAGGAATGATTCAATTAAAAAGAGAGAATAGGGATATCAAAAAAACTGTTTTAGATGCTATAAACGGGATATATCTGTCTGCTGGTGAAAAAGGAATAAATATTAACATAGAACAATTAATCAACGTAGATATAAATCACGATAAAAAGTGGACAAAAGAAGCCATATTCAATCTGTTGGAAAATGCTGTGAAGTATACAGAAGACGGGGGAAGTATAACTGTAAACATGGAAAGATTAGAGACTTCCGTTAAGATAGTAATCAAGGATACGGGTATAGGCATTTCCCCAAAAGAGCAATTCAAAGTTTTTGACAGATTCTATAGAGGAGAATCAGAAGAAGTGCAGAAAAAAGAAGGTTCAGGTGTAGGGTTATATCTTACTAAAAGAATTATTGAAGAACAAGGAGGTACAGTTACAGTACGTTCAACATTGAATAAGGGTACAACATTTTGCATATTATTCTTCCTTACAGATTTGTAA
- a CDS encoding ATP-dependent DNA helicase — MSSNKLSISVRELIEFVLRSGDIKSVFLSSSRAVDGIKAHQKIQKRFSKEYDAYESEVPVKDKVLIDDIELDINGRIDGIIFDDIIIIDEIKSVNKSLENIDEDYNKLHIAQGKMYAYIYGKQNNIDKLKVQLTYVELGSYAIKQFQNEFTLKELEEFYFSVINLYIEFAKKIITYNRLRDESVKDLQFPFDSFRKGQRKFMNSVYKVIMEDEKLFARAPTGIGKTMGTLYPAIKSMEKKNSKIFYLTAKTIGRDVAEKAIKLLEGNGLKLKRVLITAKDKICLNEEKKCDSKYCEYAKGHYDRINGAIGELLTATDNYSRDTILEYAKKYQVCPYELTLDLALFSDCIICDYNYAFDPSAVLKRFFVEGNGSYLFLIDEAHNLVDRAREMYSATMYKKPILKLRRIVKDIDKTLYRYLGKLNSFMIEKRRECEILGDFMVEEYYSEDFVDILRGIIHRTEKIFGNLVEWEHMDELLDFYFDSYDFVKKAELYDDRYITYYEKIQDDVLMKLFCLDPSGNLRDYMGNAKSTVLFSATLTPMDYFVKILGGNEKNYGLTLESPFEQKNLCLLINNKVSTKYKNRQKTYINVVETIYNTIKGKKGNYIIFFPSYKYMNDVYDTFINIIEDDDINIIKQERGLSESEKDDFLGEFHNEREDSFVAFAVLGGMFGEGIDLTGEKLSGAVIVGVGLPSICNERNLIKNYFDNTSDNGYEYAYMYPGMNKVMQAAGRVIRTMNDVGIVVLIDERFGSNHYKRIFPYEWNHAVYASSDLLKKKVDGFWENL, encoded by the coding sequence ATGTCTTCTAATAAATTAAGTATATCAGTAAGAGAGCTCATAGAATTTGTTCTACGTTCTGGTGATATAAAGTCAGTTTTTTTAAGCTCAAGCAGAGCAGTTGATGGTATAAAAGCCCACCAGAAGATACAGAAGAGATTTAGTAAGGAATATGATGCTTATGAATCGGAAGTACCGGTAAAGGATAAAGTATTAATAGATGATATAGAATTAGATATAAATGGGCGCATTGACGGTATTATTTTTGATGATATAATAATTATTGATGAAATAAAATCAGTAAACAAATCGTTGGAAAATATTGATGAAGATTACAATAAGCTGCATATAGCCCAAGGCAAGATGTATGCATATATATATGGGAAACAAAATAATATAGACAAGCTGAAAGTTCAATTAACATATGTTGAGCTTGGTAGCTATGCTATAAAACAATTTCAGAATGAATTTACTCTTAAGGAATTAGAAGAATTTTATTTTAGTGTAATAAATCTTTATATAGAGTTTGCTAAGAAGATAATTACTTATAATAGGTTAAGGGATGAAAGTGTAAAAGATCTACAATTTCCATTTGATTCTTTTAGAAAAGGTCAAAGGAAATTTATGAATAGTGTATATAAAGTAATAATGGAAGACGAGAAATTATTTGCTAGAGCTCCAACAGGGATAGGCAAGACTATGGGGACTCTTTATCCTGCTATAAAATCTATGGAAAAGAAGAATTCCAAGATATTTTATCTTACAGCTAAGACTATTGGAAGAGATGTAGCAGAAAAAGCCATTAAGCTCCTTGAGGGCAATGGACTAAAGTTAAAAAGGGTTCTTATAACTGCAAAAGATAAGATATGCTTGAATGAAGAGAAAAAATGTGACAGTAAATATTGTGAATATGCAAAAGGACACTATGATAGAATAAACGGTGCTATTGGTGAGTTGCTGACGGCAACTGATAATTACAGCAGGGATACTATTTTAGAGTATGCCAAGAAATATCAAGTATGTCCTTATGAATTGACTCTTGATTTAGCGCTTTTTAGTGATTGCATCATCTGTGATTACAATTATGCTTTTGACCCTAGTGCAGTACTGAAGAGATTTTTTGTGGAAGGTAACGGCAGCTATCTATTTTTAATAGACGAAGCCCATAATCTAGTTGACAGGGCAAGGGAAATGTATTCTGCTACCATGTACAAAAAGCCTATATTGAAATTAAGAAGAATAGTTAAGGATATAGATAAAACCCTTTATAGATACTTGGGAAAATTGAATAGTTTTATGATTGAAAAGAGACGTGAATGTGAGATTCTAGGGGATTTCATGGTAGAAGAATATTATTCAGAGGATTTTGTAGATATACTTAGAGGTATCATACACAGAACTGAAAAGATCTTTGGCAATCTGGTAGAATGGGAACACATGGATGAATTACTTGACTTCTACTTTGACAGCTATGATTTTGTGAAGAAGGCAGAACTCTATGATGATAGATATATAACATATTATGAAAAGATACAAGATGACGTATTGATGAAGCTTTTTTGCTTGGATCCATCGGGTAATCTAAGGGATTATATGGGAAATGCAAAGTCTACGGTGCTTTTTTCGGCTACATTAACGCCTATGGATTATTTTGTCAAGATACTTGGAGGCAATGAAAAGAATTATGGATTGACTCTTGAATCACCTTTTGAACAAAAGAATCTATGTTTATTAATAAATAATAAGGTATCTACAAAATATAAGAACAGGCAGAAAACCTATATAAATGTTGTAGAGACTATCTACAATACAATTAAGGGGAAAAAAGGGAACTACATCATATTCTTCCCTTCCTACAAGTATATGAATGATGTGTATGACACTTTTATTAACATAATAGAAGATGATGATATAAATATCATAAAACAGGAAAGAGGACTAAGCGAAAGTGAGAAAGATGATTTTCTAGGAGAATTCCATAATGAGAGAGAAGATTCATTTGTAGCTTTTGCAGTATTAGGGGGTATGTTTGGTGAAGGTATAGATTTAACAGGAGAAAAACTTAGTGGTGCAGTTATAGTAGGGGTTGGGTTACCTTCTATATGCAACGAAAGGAATCTTATCAAGAATTACTTTGACAATACATCTGATAACGGTTATGAGTATGCCTATATGTATCCTGGGATGAACAAGGTTATGCAGGCGGCAGGAAGAGTCATTAGAACAATGAATGACGTAGGCATAGTTGTCCTTATAGATGAGAGATTTGGCAGTAATCATTACAAAAGGATTTTTCCTTATGAATGGAATCATGCTGTGTATGCATCTAGTGATTTGTTGAAGAAAAAAGTTGATGGTTTCTGGGAGAATTTATAA
- a CDS encoding ABC transporter ATP-binding protein, whose translation MNVLETKNLKKFYGKENIVKAVNNLDLTIKEKEFVAIVGTSGSGKSTLLHLLGGLDRPTDGKVLIENQDIYSMKNEQLAVFRRRKIGFIFQFFNLVPVLNAYENITLPIELDGKKVDTDYVQDLMNTLKIYDRREHLPSALSGGQQQRVAIARALASKPSIILADEPTGNLDSKTSEEVLGLLKLSVKKYHQTLVMITHDDYIARMADRIIRIEDGKIVEGGR comes from the coding sequence ATGAACGTACTAGAGACAAAAAATCTAAAGAAGTTTTATGGAAAAGAAAATATAGTAAAAGCTGTTAATAATCTTGATTTGACAATAAAAGAAAAAGAATTTGTTGCAATAGTTGGAACATCAGGTTCTGGTAAGAGCACATTACTGCATTTGTTAGGAGGGTTGGACAGACCTACAGATGGTAAGGTTCTAATTGAAAACCAAGATATATATTCAATGAAGAATGAGCAGTTAGCTGTTTTTAGGAGAAGAAAAATAGGGTTCATATTTCAATTCTTCAACTTAGTACCAGTTCTCAATGCTTACGAGAACATAACATTACCTATTGAGTTGGATGGTAAGAAAGTAGATACTGATTATGTTCAAGATTTGATGAATACCCTAAAAATATATGACCGAAGAGAACACTTGCCAAGTGCCTTATCTGGCGGACAGCAGCAAAGAGTTGCAATAGCTAGAGCATTAGCCTCAAAACCATCTATCATATTAGCTGATGAACCTACAGGAAATCTTGATTCAAAGACAAGTGAAGAGGTTCTAGGACTATTGAAGCTATCAGTTAAAAAATATCATCAAACATTAGTTATGATAACACATGATGATTACATCGCCCGTATGGCAGATAGAATCATTAGAATTGAAGATGGGAAAATAGTTGAGGGAGGTAGATAG
- a CDS encoding glycoside hydrolase family 13 protein, which yields MLHKTFRELSLAQKLLLYIDNNKPILDERAVFSDGTKEYRIPCEPKADEPVKVRLRTKKDNIDKAFVICNGNRLELLIDETDELFDYYAGEINLEKEIIEYYFEINIGSFRCYYNKRGISREPNTHFNYRISPGFKTPDWAKGAIFYQIFVDRFYNGNESNDVVDNEYLYVGNFTRKINDWYKYPDADSVRDFYGGDLKGIIDKLDYLSNLGIDVIYLNPIFVSPSNHKYDTQDYDFVDPHFGVIVNDGGEVLNDDNPCNEYATKYIMRTTNKENLEASNQLLVELIEQVHSRGMKIILDGVFNHCGSFNKWLDRENIYKNQTEYDIGAYESKNSPYTRFFHFHCRCEWPNNTNYDGWWGYETLPKLNFEGSAVLYNYIMNIARKWVSPPFNADGWRLDVAADLGYSQEFNHMFWRDFRKSVKSAKDDAIILAEHYDNSRDWLLGDQWDTIMNYDAFMEPVTWFLTGLEKHSDEYKGELLNNHKAFFDIMTHNMQSFLTGSLLTAMNELSNHDHSRFMTRTNHMVGRTNNLGPEKANENINKGIMKEAVVIQMTWQGAPTIYYGDEAGLCGWTDPDNRRTFPWGKEDQELLSFHKEIISIHKRYQALRTGSLKYLYGEWGVISYGRWDDNDKLAIAVNNNDEERSFHIPVWELGITDSQSMERVILTTRDSFNTDKEKYEVERGKIRLTLPKYSAIIISG from the coding sequence ATGTTACATAAGACTTTTAGAGAACTTTCATTAGCACAAAAATTATTACTGTATATTGATAATAATAAACCAATACTAGATGAAAGAGCAGTTTTTAGTGATGGAACCAAGGAATATAGAATACCTTGTGAACCAAAAGCTGATGAACCAGTAAAAGTTAGGTTAAGGACCAAGAAGGATAATATAGACAAAGCTTTTGTAATCTGCAATGGCAATAGACTGGAATTGTTAATTGATGAAACTGACGAATTATTTGATTATTATGCTGGAGAAATCAACCTTGAAAAAGAGATAATAGAGTATTATTTTGAAATAAACATCGGTAGTTTTAGATGTTATTATAATAAAAGAGGTATCAGCCGTGAACCTAATACCCATTTCAATTACAGGATATCACCTGGATTCAAAACTCCTGACTGGGCAAAAGGAGCCATATTCTATCAAATTTTTGTTGATAGATTCTATAATGGTAATGAAAGTAATGATGTTGTAGATAATGAATACTTGTATGTAGGTAACTTTACAAGAAAAATAAATGATTGGTATAAGTACCCAGATGCTGATAGTGTAAGAGATTTCTATGGTGGGGACCTTAAGGGGATAATTGATAAACTTGATTATCTAAGTAATTTAGGTATTGATGTAATATATCTTAACCCCATTTTTGTTTCACCATCTAACCATAAATATGATACCCAAGATTATGACTTTGTTGACCCTCATTTTGGTGTTATAGTCAATGATGGAGGGGAAGTTCTTAATGATGATAATCCATGTAATGAATATGCCACAAAATATATAATGAGAACTACTAATAAAGAGAATCTGGAAGCTAGTAATCAATTATTGGTGGAACTCATTGAACAAGTACATTCAAGAGGTATGAAAATTATTCTTGATGGAGTCTTCAATCATTGTGGTTCCTTCAATAAATGGCTGGATAGAGAGAATATATATAAGAATCAAACGGAATATGATATAGGGGCGTATGAATCAAAAAACAGTCCTTATACTAGGTTTTTTCATTTCCATTGTAGATGTGAATGGCCAAACAATACCAACTATGATGGATGGTGGGGTTATGAGACTTTACCCAAACTTAATTTTGAAGGATCAGCAGTATTGTATAACTATATAATGAACATAGCTAGAAAATGGGTTAGTCCACCCTTTAATGCTGATGGATGGAGATTGGATGTGGCAGCAGACCTTGGGTATTCACAAGAATTCAATCATATGTTTTGGAGAGATTTCAGAAAATCTGTAAAATCGGCTAAGGATGATGCTATTATACTTGCAGAGCATTATGATAATTCAAGAGATTGGCTTTTAGGAGATCAATGGGACACAATCATGAACTATGATGCATTCATGGAGCCTGTCACATGGTTTTTGACAGGTCTAGAAAAACATAGTGATGAATATAAAGGAGAATTGCTTAATAACCATAAAGCATTTTTTGATATCATGACTCATAATATGCAAAGCTTTTTAACTGGCTCCTTATTGACTGCCATGAATGAATTATCCAATCATGACCATTCAAGATTTATGACTAGAACTAATCACATGGTAGGTAGAACCAACAATCTTGGACCAGAGAAGGCTAATGAGAATATTAATAAAGGGATTATGAAAGAGGCAGTAGTAATTCAGATGACTTGGCAGGGAGCGCCAACTATATATTACGGAGATGAAGCAGGTCTATGTGGATGGACTGACCCGGATAATAGAAGAACATTTCCATGGGGAAAAGAAGATCAGGAGTTACTTTCATTCCACAAAGAAATAATATCCATTCATAAGAGATATCAAGCTCTTAGGACGGGTTCATTGAAATATCTATATGGAGAATGGGGAGTCATCAGTTATGGAAGATGGGATGACAATGATAAATTAGCAATTGCAGTTAATAATAATGATGAAGAAAGAAGTTTTCATATTCCTGTATGGGAATTAGGGATAACGGATTCCCAGAGCATGGAAAGAGTTATACTTACGACTAGGGATAGTTTCAATACGGATAAAGAAAAATATGAAGTGGAAAGAGGAAAAATAAGATTAACATTACCAAAGTATAGTGCTATAATTATATCTGGTTAG